One part of the Brevundimonas sp. NIBR11 genome encodes these proteins:
- a CDS encoding low temperature requirement protein A encodes MSTSLLRSRDGHHARVGFVELFFDLVFVFAVTQISHTLLAHLTPLGALQAAMMAAAVWWAWIYTSWVTNWLDPERAPVRIALFVLMGAGLLLSTSLPEAFGEKGLWFAVAFASIQVGRTLFMLWAVRHDPMLRRNFLRILCWSSLAGVFWIAGGLSEAQTRLGLWLAALGIEYVSPALSFRVPGLGKAVTADWTVEGGHIAERVGLFVIICLGESVLVTGATFSELTWTTEVVQAAVVAFLGTLAMWWLYFSASHEAASDVIAGADDPGKLARRAYTYCPILIVAGIIVTAVGDELSLMHPTGHVAAEAAAVLIGGPLLFMIGGLLARLAVFERWAVTRLVGAVALAALWLVVPLTTPLGLAAMTTGVMLAVAAWETWQKAPASDA; translated from the coding sequence GTGAGCACCAGTCTGCTGCGATCGCGCGACGGACACCATGCGAGGGTAGGTTTCGTCGAACTGTTCTTCGACCTGGTCTTCGTGTTCGCAGTGACCCAGATCTCCCACACCCTGCTGGCGCATCTGACGCCGCTGGGCGCGCTGCAGGCCGCCATGATGGCGGCGGCGGTGTGGTGGGCGTGGATCTACACCAGCTGGGTCACCAACTGGCTTGACCCGGAGCGGGCGCCCGTGCGGATCGCCCTGTTCGTTCTGATGGGCGCGGGGCTGTTGCTGTCGACCTCATTGCCCGAAGCCTTCGGTGAGAAGGGGCTGTGGTTCGCCGTCGCCTTCGCGTCCATCCAGGTCGGACGGACCCTGTTCATGCTGTGGGCGGTGCGACACGACCCGATGCTACGCCGAAACTTCCTGCGCATCCTTTGCTGGTCGTCGCTGGCCGGGGTCTTCTGGATCGCGGGCGGGCTGTCGGAGGCGCAGACGCGGCTCGGGTTGTGGCTGGCTGCATTGGGCATCGAATATGTGTCGCCGGCCCTGTCGTTCCGCGTTCCGGGCCTCGGCAAGGCCGTGACCGCTGACTGGACCGTGGAGGGCGGTCATATCGCCGAGCGGGTCGGGCTGTTCGTCATCATCTGCCTGGGTGAATCCGTGCTGGTCACCGGGGCGACCTTCTCGGAACTGACCTGGACGACCGAGGTTGTGCAGGCCGCCGTGGTCGCCTTCCTCGGCACCCTGGCGATGTGGTGGCTGTATTTCAGCGCCTCGCACGAGGCCGCGTCGGACGTCATCGCGGGCGCCGACGATCCGGGCAAGCTGGCGCGACGGGCCTACACCTACTGCCCCATCCTGATCGTGGCCGGGATCATCGTCACGGCGGTAGGGGACGAGCTGTCGCTGATGCATCCGACCGGCCACGTCGCGGCCGAGGCCGCCGCCGTCCTGATCGGCGGGCCGCTGCTGTTCATGATCGGCGGGCTGCTGGCCAGGCTCGCGGTGTTCGAGCGCTGGGCCGTGACGAGGCTGGTCGGAGCCGTGGCCCTGGCGGCGCTGTGGCTGGTCGTGCCGCTGACGACGCCTCTGGGTCTGGCCGCGATGACGACGGGCGTGATGCTGGCCGTGGCGGCGTGGGAAACCTGGCAGAAGGCGCCGGCGTCCGACGCCTGA
- a CDS encoding YccF domain-containing protein produces the protein MIRFILNALWFVLGGWISGLLWLLGGAVLALTIVGLPWSFAAWRIASYSFWPFGREVVWGGEAEGKGIGCFGIGLNVIWFVFAGWYIALSHLLIAFAEAITIIGIPFALKDLELAKLALAPVGATIRDKP, from the coding sequence GTGATTCGCTTCATCCTGAATGCCCTGTGGTTCGTCCTCGGCGGCTGGATTTCGGGCCTTCTGTGGCTGCTCGGCGGCGCCGTTCTGGCCCTGACGATCGTCGGCCTGCCCTGGAGTTTCGCGGCCTGGCGGATCGCCAGCTATTCCTTCTGGCCCTTCGGACGGGAGGTCGTCTGGGGCGGTGAGGCCGAGGGCAAGGGCATCGGCTGCTTCGGCATCGGGCTGAACGTTATCTGGTTCGTCTTCGCCGGCTGGTACATCGCCCTGTCGCACCTGTTGATCGCCTTCGCCGAGGCCATCACCATCATCGGCATCCCCTTCGCCCTGAAGGATCTTGAGCTGGCCAAGCTGGCCCTTGCCCCCGTCGGCGCGACGATCCGCGACAAGCCTTGA
- a CDS encoding DUF2171 domain-containing protein — MVDLSLIKEHLEVVGSDGGHVGRVDHVNGDQIELAKLDLAGGFKHHYIPTSWVDYVDDDKVRLNLTQDEAKAQWTEKH, encoded by the coding sequence ATGGTAGACCTCAGCCTCATCAAGGAACACCTCGAAGTCGTCGGTTCGGACGGCGGCCACGTCGGCCGGGTCGATCATGTGAACGGCGACCAGATCGAACTGGCCAAGCTCGATCTCGCCGGCGGTTTCAAACACCACTACATCCCGACCAGCTGGGTCGACTATGTCGACGACGACAAGGTCCGCTTGAACCTGACCCAGGACGAGGCCAAGGCCCAGTGGACTGAGAAGCACTAG
- a CDS encoding DUF4169 family protein, with amino-acid sequence MGDIINLNRARKARDKAAAKESAAANRVAHGLTKAQRDTAKAERERASRLLDQTKLED; translated from the coding sequence ATGGGTGACATCATCAATCTGAATCGGGCCCGAAAAGCGCGCGACAAGGCCGCAGCCAAGGAGAGCGCGGCCGCGAACCGTGTCGCCCATGGCCTGACGAAAGCCCAGCGGGATACGGCGAAGGCGGAACGGGAGCGGGCCTCGCGGCTTCTGGATCAGACCAAGCTGGAGGACTGA